From the Hippocampus zosterae strain Florida chromosome 13, ASM2543408v3, whole genome shotgun sequence genome, the window GGCCGCGTCACGCTTTGGAACTGGATTTTGGACCTTCAGAAGGTTAAAGGGATAATGAAGAGTTCCTTTACTTTATCTGGCTCGACGCGGACATCTCCTGCAGCGGGTCGTTCCCACTGGCTGGCGTTGGTCACGCGGTTGAAGTAATACACCTTGCCTGCAGACGGAGAACAGTTATTGATTTGTGAGGGACATGGGGGACCAGCGGCTGGTGCAAATAAGCGGAGAttttctggaagaaaaaaaaaggccttgacCAGTATTCATAATTTTAACCACAAATTGTGGTCCCTAAACTGACCGACTTCCTTGACACCGTACATCAAGTTCCTATTAATCAGGGCTTGGGCACCACCccaggcaacaaaaaaaaaaaccctccaggaACGAGCCGCCGTCCACGggaaaaactaaacacaaaacgtGAATCGATGATTTGTGACTAGTCAAGGACGAATAGGTGGCGTGTATCATCCACACTTagttgtaaaacattttttttcagggtgatTTTGTAAGATgtgtttgaaatgaattcaaatcaTTTTGGAATCATAGCTCGCGGTATATCTACGACTTGAATAAGGAACAGacatttgttgacatatttttgcAAGTCTTGATGCCCCAACCAAGTGAATGGCGAGGACTGACTCAATTTTCTCGCCATATTGACACCGTTTAAGGATAAAGCTTGTTGGTTTGGATTTAGGTGACAATCGCGGAATTGATGCGGCATTCTCAAAGCCTCTGAACTTGGACGAAACTATTTCAAATCTAAATCCTTCCCATCGTCAAGGAGTGATTGCGAGTGGTACCGTGACGTCAAGAGGGGCCCAGGGTGGATCGGCTTCCACGCCtacatcatttccaaactgttataatacacaacaaattgagatTGTCACGTTTTACTACCATTACGCTAATATCGCGAATGCCCTCCATTCATTCAAGCTTTAGCTGGGTTAATTATCCACTCGGGATGATGATTCAATTTGCTAGCTCCCAAGCTAGGTTGCACATTAGATCGCGGAACGAGACGGTTGGCGGCCGTTCTTCGCGCCTGTAACGTCACCTGAGTTGCGGCTCATTCTCTTCTCCCAGCCCCCCGGTAAAGGGTCCTCGTCTGCCATTGTCACACCCTCTCCCGTCGCAGGTTTTCCTCTCACAAAAGATCAAATCCAAACGGAGACAAGTCGCGTGCGAAAGCGATTACGACACTTTGCGGCAACCACCGAGGCATTTACGGCCGTCACGTTGTTTTGCCCTTTACGCCCGCCTTTCGCTGGAGCGTGTCCGCCATTGGTCGATGTGAGCTATCAATCATAGTTCTCGCGGATTTGATTGGTTTACATAAGCAGGTTTTTGACGAGTCTTCTCGAAAACATTAGCCTGAAAAGCTTTATTTTGCCACTCAACTCGGGGTTTTAAGGTAATATGAACACCCTTCACACACAGACGCCCGCACACCAAATAGTTGTTACTTTAATACGTTGTGCTCATTTTAACAACACGCGTGCATACCGTGAAACGTTAACGTAAATGACACACTTCGCTGCATAGCACGTTTGCTCGCTTTCAAAGAAAGGTTCGCGTTTTTAGTCTTATTTCCCAACAGAGTAGCAAGGGGGGACATTGTTGCGGTTTAGCGCACAGGGCTAATTGTTTATAGTTACATCACACTGCAATGTGCTACGTTCTAACACCCGTAACACCCGTTTGCCTTGATAGAAAGGACGACGGGATGATCGAGGTGGTGTGCAACGATCGTCTGGGCAAGAAAGTCCGCGTAAAGTGCAAGTATCCTTCAGGTCGAAAGTGGCCGAGGGCCGCCGAATTGAACAACATAATCGTACTGTTCATTTAACACCCACGTGATTATTTCTAGAAAAACTTATTTGCGATTAATCCAAGAACCGATGAATGTTGGATAAGGGTCTTCTTCTGTCTATGACGTCACACGCGCGCTTCCTTAACAAGTCAACCTTCCAGCTCCGAGGACACCATCGGAGACCTAAAGAAGCTCATCGCAGCGCAGACGGGGACGCGGTATGACAAAATAGTCTTGAAGAAATGGTACGCAAACTCCATAGACCTCCTGATTTTTATCCCGCAGCAAGAGGTGGTCCAAGTACTGAGGGATGGAGGGCGACGGGCAGTCAATATTGGTTTTCCCGCCTTGCTGCGTGATGGTGCTATACGGTGCAGCGACTACTTTTATCCAATTGGGTTGGCAGACTTCACGCCTGACCGTTGTATTTGTGAGTTTGAACCTGAGAGGCTTTTAAAGGCGGGGCCCGGTGAGGTGACGTTAGCACTTGGCTGTTAACTGGCTAGCGTTTTGCGAATCGATGTGTTGCGTGACTGGGCGTCTGCGCAGCTCAGGTTTGTATAAACGTCCTTATTTTGTGTGCAGGTACACCATATTCAAGGACCACGTGTCACTGGGAGATTGTATCCTTCACACTTGTGGTGCTTCTCTCCAACGCGTTAACGTTTATTTTAAGTACACGTGGGTCTGACAGTTATTCTGTGTTTGACTTAACCGCAAGGTTTCCAGATGAGATCCACGACGGCATGAACCTGGAGTTGTACTACCAGTGAAAGCAAGGCGCTATCTGTCAGGAAATGATATCATTACGGGGACAAAATAAAGAAGAATAATGCGAGTGACTTGatgttttgatgtttgttgttgatGATCATTTGGAAATAAAGCGGTTCATTACCCAACCACCTTTGTTCCATCAGTGAGATTCATTTCTTTCCAGGATTTGCTTGGAAAAAAACTTTGAGGACCACAACAATGTGTACAAATAAATGACCTCAAATGAAAAGCATTGCCGAGGACATCCCGGATCTcccgttttgtcatttttggacGACGCTCTGACCAAAATAAGAACAACATAAACCTCCCACAAGACTTTCATGGTCATAAAAGCAAATTTATTCACATGATGAGACGACGCGCATCGGTTTGTCTGAGCAAAGTAGCGGCCTGCAGGTCAGCTGTAGTCCGAGTATTCCTCGTCCACGTAGTTGGCGGGGAAGAGGCCCACCTGGGCAACGACAATTGCGAGTGCTTGAAAGCCTGAGGACCttttgatgattattattattttttttgttctcgctCACCTTGCCGTAGACTTCGCCTTTCCACCAGCCGCTTTGGCCTTTCCTGGACAGGATCCTGATGGTGTCGCCTTCGCGCAGCGACAGCTCCGAGCGGTCGCGGGCCGAAAAGTTGTACCTGGCCCTCGCCATGCCGAAGGTACGCGCGCCGCCTCCTGCTGCGTGACGTTCACAGTTCAAATATTTATTGCATATATATTTTGCATCTAATTAATGAGAGTATAATCATGGTTCAAATGAAATTCATTTCTCGCTActataaaataaattcaaaccaTCATCCTGTCCAAAAGGCTGCAGCATGAGCGTTGTTAGCAAAAGTAGCATTGTCCCGATACTTTTCTCCGCCGACCTTCTAAACGTAGTCAATTATTCACGAGAGCATCGCAAGAACTGCAATAATTGATTTTGGAAATAATTGCAACTTCAATTTGATTTGTGGACAATAATTCTACTTTCCAGATATGttcgttcatttattttttttttgctcaaagtcCCTCGGCAGAGTTTTCCCAGTGTGTTGTCAATTTCTCCCTTCGCATTATAATCTCAcgattttgttttcttgaacAGAAGCACAAACCTTTGGGCGCGTGGCGGGGCTTGTGGTCGCCGCCCTGCTCGGCTTGCTTGTACGGCGTCCGCAGCGTGCTGTCCACGTCTTTCACGCACTCCTTCAGCGAGTTCTGCTGGTAGAACTCAATCATGTCCTGCAGCAATACGCAGAGGCAAGTAATTGCGGCGGTTTGACACATTGGTGAATCACCACCATCAGCATGTTTCGGTTCCCCATTAGCTGTCATTTTATCGGTACTCGGTGAGTATCCATGAGTGAATACTTGTACTGGTATCaagcttaaaaacaaaacaaatggcatCAAATATTTATCTGCAACAGACACAAAGCACTGTTGTGAATCGTAAAACCAACCAAAGAGAGAAAATATGTCGGGGCACTCACCACCAAACCCTTGAAGGCCTTCTTCTCGTTGATACGAAACAGGCCATCGCAGGAGGTGATTTTAATATGTTTGATGTCCAGGTTTAACCTGCCAAAGTAGAAACAATCTATACTTTGAAATGATTACAAACATGTAATAcacaaagaggaggaagaagtatGGAAGaatacccccgcccccacacacacacacacacacacacacacacacacacacacacacacacacagcctaaaATAATATTGACGCCTGACAAGAAGAAGACTTGGATGAAGAACCGATTCAAACGAGGTCGGCACGCTCACATTTGGATCACCCGGATGTTACGCGAGGCCCAAACTGCAACTTTCATTCTGTCGGCAAAGACGCGAGCCGCGGTGGAGAATCTTACTTGATGCTGATGGCAAACTCGCCGCCGTCCTTCTGCCGGACCAGGTAGGTCCCGTCGGAGCGAGACACCAGCAGGTCCTTGGCGGCAGGCCGCTCCATGTTGCCAGCAAACCTGCAAGCGAGACGGGCGCGGCCGCCGCGGTTTCGTTGACACAATGAGACAGGAAATGAGATCAGTCGTATTTTCAACAATGGGAAAATGaacgcttttttttatttgtattcaaaaaTCAGAACAAAATGAACCTTTTATGATGGGAAAACAAATGCGAGGTTTCAGAATCGAACATTTGGAATATCAATGGAATCCAAATCAAATGAATCAAGACGTAACTTGAACGTCGCACTCACCAGCTGAAAGCAGACAGATCTGGGGTGGGCCTCTGTGGGAGAAGGTGAGATCACACTTCATCATTCTCACTCGCATACGTAGAAATGCTGGCTCATTTTTATGCTTGACAATCGCTaggaaaagtctacacacccacgCTCAAATGCCATTGTAAAAATATGTCCACACGGACCCTAAATAGTTCGATTTGAAACATTTgggtatttaaaaaacaaaaaaacatggccgCGTCGTATGCAATTGTGTTACCGGGCAGTTTATACTGACAGAGGAGAAGGGTATGACTGTGTGGCAGGGGAACCAGCCCGTCTGACCTCCGGTCAAGTTTCTGCCCTGCGGGAGGATGAACGGACGATTTCTTCATTTTACTGCTCGGATTTATTCGGATGGCGACGCGGCGGACGGACGTACCTCCCACCACGACAGCTCGGCATCCGCCCGCGTCAGCTCCACCACGTCGCCCTTGGAGAGCTGCAGCGGGCGGCCGAAGCTggtgggcggcggcggcaggcCAAAGTACTCCTGACACGCCTCCATCTTGGGAAACCCTGGGCAATGCACGTCAATGATGCAGGAGATGCTTTTGCCACAGAAGTGATCCCGATCTTACCGATTCCGGCGTTCCCCGAGGACCCGTGTGTCCGATTCTGAGGGCAACAAAGAAgaaaggggatggggggggagaAATATTTGAGCAGGTAATGATGACAAAATGAACATTGAGGTGATTGCGTGAGACTCACTTTTCTCGCAGTATTTCCATGATCTGGAATAGGCAAACGTCAGAGTTCAGCATTAGGCGGTACTCataaatgcatgaaaataaGCATCGCGCCGCTTTTTTACGCTTTCTTTCTGAAAGCGACCCTCTGTTATTGACAGAAAAACAGACCTATTCCCTCAATTTGTGCTCGGGCCAAAGCCCCG encodes:
- the ubl5 gene encoding ubiquitin-like protein 5, with protein sequence MIEVVCNDRLGKKVRVKCNSEDTIGDLKKLIAAQTGTRYDKIVLKKWYTIFKDHVSLGDYEIHDGMNLELYYQ